A region of Kribbella sp. NBC_01245 DNA encodes the following proteins:
- a CDS encoding ABC transporter ATP-binding protein → MTDTAPVITRGLSKRFRSGQLAVDSVDLEVPAGSVFGFLGPNGSGKTTTIRMLLGLIAPTSGSVELLGQPMPKAQLSVLPRVGALVEGPAFYPFWSGQANLMRFDAADRTSDPRTRKARAGEALERVGLSVAAGKKVRAYSLGMKQRLGIAVALMQRRDLLVLDEPTNGLDPQGTREVRHLIRELASDGITVFTSTHLLAEVEQVCTHAAVMSRGKLLRQSPMAELRSELRPRLVVRTPDLGTAAETLTGLGVTDLRRLDETVDGDPGELPIDKLAAALVAADVRIHGFGLERPSLEDAFVALTGEGFDVAE, encoded by the coding sequence ATGACCGATACGGCCCCGGTGATCACCCGGGGTCTGAGCAAGCGGTTCCGAAGCGGGCAGCTGGCCGTTGACTCGGTCGATCTGGAGGTGCCGGCGGGTTCGGTCTTCGGATTCCTCGGGCCGAACGGCTCGGGCAAGACCACCACGATCCGGATGCTGCTCGGCCTGATCGCGCCGACGTCGGGCTCGGTGGAGTTGCTCGGGCAGCCGATGCCGAAGGCGCAGCTGTCGGTCTTGCCGCGGGTTGGGGCGCTCGTTGAGGGGCCGGCGTTCTACCCGTTCTGGAGTGGCCAGGCGAACCTGATGCGCTTCGACGCCGCCGACCGGACGTCCGACCCACGGACCCGCAAGGCCAGGGCCGGCGAGGCGTTGGAGCGGGTCGGGCTGTCGGTGGCCGCGGGGAAGAAGGTCAGGGCCTATTCGCTCGGGATGAAGCAGCGCCTCGGTATCGCGGTCGCGCTGATGCAACGACGCGATCTCCTTGTGCTCGACGAGCCGACCAACGGCCTTGATCCGCAGGGCACCCGCGAGGTTCGCCATTTGATCCGCGAGTTGGCCAGTGACGGGATCACGGTCTTCACGTCGACTCACCTGCTGGCCGAGGTGGAGCAGGTTTGCACTCACGCGGCCGTGATGAGCCGGGGCAAGTTGTTGCGCCAGTCGCCGATGGCCGAGCTGCGTTCGGAGCTGCGCCCGCGATTGGTGGTTCGTACGCCGGACCTTGGTACGGCGGCGGAGACGCTGACCGGGTTGGGTGTGACGGATTTGCGCCGGCTGGACGAGACGGTCGACGGCGATCCCGGCGAGCTGCCGATCGACAAACTCGCCGCGGCGCTGGTCGCGGCCGACGTCCGGATCCATGGCTTCGGGCTGGAGCGGCCGAGTCTCGAAGACGCGTTCGTGGCGCTGACGGGGGAGGGCTTCGATGTCGCAGAGTGA
- a CDS encoding MarR family winged helix-turn-helix transcriptional regulator, which translates to MSSPIAEVPTSVEEDLGWALGVVFRRYAKAAGESLADVPGGPRGYQVLATANREGPRRQLELAGHLGVDRTVMTYLLDDLEKAGLVERQPDSTDRRARLIVLSDKGREVLCDLEKRLTTAERQVLDSLDEGERLMFRTLLQRVAVRAEASGHNADACTLAEELDENC; encoded by the coding sequence ATGTCCAGCCCCATCGCGGAAGTGCCGACCTCGGTCGAGGAAGACCTCGGCTGGGCGCTCGGCGTCGTCTTCCGGCGCTACGCGAAGGCCGCCGGCGAGTCGCTGGCCGACGTGCCGGGTGGACCGCGCGGTTACCAGGTGCTCGCGACGGCGAATCGCGAGGGCCCGCGCCGTCAGCTCGAGCTCGCTGGTCATCTGGGCGTCGACCGGACCGTCATGACGTACCTGCTGGATGACCTGGAGAAGGCCGGCCTGGTCGAGCGTCAGCCCGATTCGACCGATCGCCGGGCACGGCTGATCGTGCTGAGCGACAAAGGGCGCGAGGTGCTTTGTGACCTCGAGAAGCGGCTCACGACGGCCGAGCGGCAGGTGCTGGACAGCCTCGACGAGGGCGAGCGCCTGATGTTCCGGACCTTGCTGCAGCGCGTGGCCGTGCGCGCCGAGGCGAGCGGGCACAACGCCGATGCGTGCACGCTCGCCGAGGAGCTGGACGAGAACTGCTAG
- a CDS encoding putative cobaltochelatase, producing MRSAQPGSTPTAASTGFPFTAVVGMDDLQLALILAAVSPAIGGVLIRGEKGTAKSTAVRALTEILPAVDVVRGCRFSCDPGRPDAGCPDAPHLDADATTRPARLVELPVGATEDRVLGSLHLERALSEGVTVYEPGLLAAAHRGLLYVDEVNLLHDHLVDVLLDAAAMGRATVERDGVSVTHPARFVLVGTMNPEEGELRPQLLDRFGLTVDVMASRDPAVRVEVMRARLAYEADPMGFAERYDAAQRELAERIVKAQSLLPDVILTDPALRQIAEICASFDVDGMRADLVTARTAIAHAAWCGRNVVEVEDVRAAAKLALPHRKRRNPFDPPGLDDEQLEQAINDSTPPDDDPEPDGPDDGGGGPQPDDVSGPDDQAPEQPEQGQPQAGQAPSGQVDGAGEPFKARLLSVQAAGRGVSGRRSRALTEVGRVVGDRARVGREPGRPHLLGTIRSAAPHQHSRGRSGPGLAVRPTDVRLAVREGREGNLVLFCVDASGSMGTKKRMTEVKTAIVSLLMDAYQRRDTVGLVTFAGLGATVALPPTGSVETAVRRLESLPTGGRTPLAEGLLQAAEVLRIAAIRDPRRRPLLVLVTDGRATAGTDAFAKARQAAGWLADKGIAAVVVDCEPRRGVRLGLAGELATDLRAEYLDLGEVAAGNLVRTVTERAA from the coding sequence ATGCGGTCTGCTCAGCCTGGCTCGACTCCAACCGCCGCTTCGACGGGTTTCCCGTTCACGGCCGTCGTCGGGATGGACGACTTGCAGCTCGCGCTCATCCTGGCCGCGGTGTCGCCGGCGATCGGTGGCGTGCTGATCCGGGGCGAGAAGGGTACGGCCAAGTCCACCGCCGTGCGCGCGCTCACCGAGATCCTGCCGGCCGTCGACGTCGTACGCGGCTGCCGCTTCTCCTGCGATCCCGGCCGCCCTGACGCGGGTTGTCCCGACGCGCCGCACTTAGACGCAGACGCGACGACCCGCCCGGCCAGGCTGGTCGAGTTGCCGGTCGGCGCCACCGAGGACCGCGTGCTCGGATCGTTGCACCTCGAGCGGGCGCTTTCCGAGGGCGTGACGGTCTACGAGCCCGGCCTGCTCGCGGCAGCGCACCGGGGCCTTCTGTATGTCGATGAGGTCAACCTGCTGCACGACCACTTGGTCGACGTACTGCTCGATGCCGCCGCGATGGGCCGGGCCACGGTCGAGCGGGATGGCGTGTCCGTGACGCACCCGGCGCGGTTCGTACTCGTCGGCACGATGAACCCCGAAGAGGGCGAGCTCCGTCCCCAACTGCTCGACCGGTTCGGCCTGACCGTTGACGTGATGGCCAGCCGCGATCCCGCCGTACGGGTCGAGGTGATGCGGGCGCGCTTGGCGTACGAGGCGGATCCGATGGGTTTCGCCGAGCGGTACGACGCGGCGCAGCGCGAGCTCGCCGAGCGGATCGTGAAGGCCCAGAGTTTGCTGCCTGACGTCATTCTCACGGATCCCGCGCTGAGGCAGATCGCGGAGATCTGCGCGTCGTTCGACGTGGACGGGATGCGGGCCGATCTGGTCACGGCGCGTACGGCGATCGCGCATGCCGCGTGGTGCGGGCGCAACGTGGTCGAGGTGGAGGACGTACGCGCCGCGGCGAAGCTGGCTCTGCCGCACCGCAAGCGGCGTAACCCGTTCGACCCGCCGGGCCTTGACGACGAGCAGCTCGAGCAGGCGATCAACGACAGCACGCCGCCGGACGATGATCCCGAGCCGGATGGGCCGGACGATGGTGGTGGCGGGCCGCAGCCCGATGACGTTAGTGGTCCGGATGACCAAGCCCCGGAGCAGCCGGAGCAGGGCCAACCGCAGGCAGGGCAGGCGCCGAGTGGGCAGGTCGACGGCGCGGGCGAACCGTTCAAGGCGCGTCTGCTGAGTGTGCAGGCCGCCGGCCGGGGTGTGTCCGGGCGGCGCTCGCGGGCGTTGACCGAGGTCGGCCGCGTGGTCGGGGATCGGGCCCGCGTCGGTCGCGAACCGGGTCGCCCGCACCTCCTCGGCACCATCCGAAGCGCTGCGCCGCACCAGCATTCGCGCGGCCGGTCCGGCCCGGGTCTCGCCGTACGGCCCACCGACGTACGACTCGCTGTCCGGGAAGGGCGCGAGGGCAACCTGGTCCTCTTCTGCGTGGACGCGTCCGGCTCGATGGGCACGAAGAAGCGGATGACCGAGGTGAAGACGGCCATCGTGTCGTTGCTGATGGACGCGTACCAGCGCCGGGACACGGTCGGACTCGTCACGTTCGCCGGTTTGGGAGCCACGGTCGCTCTGCCGCCGACCGGCAGCGTCGAGACCGCCGTACGTCGGCTGGAGTCGCTTCCCACGGGAGGCCGTACGCCGCTCGCGGAGGGGTTGCTCCAAGCCGCGGAGGTGTTGCGGATCGCGGCCATTCGCGATCCGCGCCGCAGGCCGTTGCTGGTGCTGGTCACCGACGGCCGGGCGACGGCCGGGACGGACGCGTTCGCGAAGGCGCGCCAGGCCGCGGGATGGCTTGCGGACAAGGGCATCGCGGCCGTCGTGGTGGATTGCGAACCGCGCCGTGGGGTGCGACTCGGCCTCGCCGGTGAGCTCGCGACCGATCTGCGTGCGGAGTATCTGGATCTCGGAGAAGTTGCTGCGGGCAACCTTGTTCGCACTGTCACGGAAAGGGCCGCCTGA
- a CDS encoding ABC transporter permease — translation MSQSEAVTLAPRSVSVGRGLGLFGSELRLVFGRARTWVLLAGLAVVPILIGVAVRIAGSSGDAEGFLGDITENGLFLVVASLGLSLPFFLPTAITVVSGESLAGEASLGTLRNMITAPAGRSRLLAAKLVALVVFAFAATMTIWISGLIVGAILFPLGDVVLISGSTVPLADGILRALGIAVLVAASLLGLAGIGLFVSSMTSTPLAAMAATFISFIVLGILGAIPQLDVIHPWLPTYGWMSFADLLRDPPYWDAIVRNLGLQAAYLTVFYAAAWARLTTRDISG, via the coding sequence ATGTCGCAGAGTGAAGCAGTGACGCTCGCTCCGCGCAGCGTGTCCGTGGGGCGGGGGCTTGGACTGTTCGGGTCGGAGTTGCGCCTGGTGTTCGGCCGGGCGCGGACCTGGGTGCTGCTCGCCGGGCTCGCCGTCGTCCCGATCCTGATCGGGGTCGCGGTGCGAATCGCCGGTTCGTCCGGTGATGCCGAGGGATTCCTCGGTGACATCACGGAGAACGGGCTGTTCCTGGTTGTCGCGAGCCTCGGTCTGTCCCTGCCGTTCTTCCTGCCGACGGCGATCACCGTCGTCTCGGGTGAATCGCTCGCGGGCGAAGCCAGCCTCGGCACGTTGCGCAACATGATCACCGCGCCGGCCGGGCGTTCCCGACTGCTCGCGGCGAAGCTGGTGGCGCTGGTGGTCTTCGCGTTCGCCGCGACGATGACGATCTGGATCTCCGGGTTGATCGTTGGCGCGATCTTGTTCCCGCTGGGCGATGTCGTGCTGATCTCTGGTTCGACCGTGCCGCTGGCCGACGGCATCCTGCGCGCTCTGGGTATCGCCGTGCTCGTCGCCGCATCACTGCTCGGATTGGCCGGAATCGGGCTGTTCGTATCCTCGATGACGTCGACCCCACTGGCTGCGATGGCCGCGACGTTCATCAGTTTCATCGTGCTCGGCATTCTCGGCGCGATACCTCAGCTCGACGTGATCCACCCGTGGCTGCCGACGTACGGCTGGATGTCGTTCGCCGACTTGCTGCGCGACCCGCCGTACTGGGACGCCATCGTCCGCAATCTCGGCCTCCAAGCGGCGTACCTGACCGTCTTCTACGCTGCCGCTTGGGCCCGCCTGACCACCCGCGACATCTCCGGCTGA
- a CDS encoding FMN-dependent NADH-azoreductase has product MTTLLRVDASFRVEGSISRGLADSAQSAWEAEHPDTKVVRRDLGLNPLPADAWPAAISAKFAPAESRTPQQRAAVMFSTALADELIEADAAIIAVPLYNFGISQHVKTWIDLLLADPRFAPGAPEPMAGRPVLFALARGGGYGPGTPREGWDHATPYLQRIFGDVFKMDVRIAAAELTLAPVTPAMSELIDLSKESEAAAHVRANEHALELARRLVRPAA; this is encoded by the coding sequence ATGACCACCCTGCTTCGCGTCGACGCCAGCTTTCGGGTCGAAGGATCCATCAGCCGAGGTCTCGCCGACAGCGCCCAGAGCGCTTGGGAGGCGGAGCACCCGGACACCAAGGTCGTCCGCCGTGACCTCGGGCTGAACCCGCTGCCCGCCGACGCCTGGCCCGCCGCGATCTCGGCGAAATTCGCCCCGGCGGAATCACGCACGCCCCAGCAGCGCGCCGCCGTCATGTTCTCGACCGCCCTTGCTGACGAACTGATCGAGGCCGACGCCGCGATCATCGCCGTACCGCTGTACAACTTCGGGATTTCCCAGCACGTGAAGACCTGGATCGACCTGCTGCTCGCCGACCCGCGTTTCGCACCGGGCGCGCCGGAGCCGATGGCCGGACGCCCGGTGCTCTTCGCGCTCGCCCGTGGCGGCGGCTACGGTCCGGGCACTCCGCGCGAGGGTTGGGACCACGCCACGCCGTACCTGCAGAGGATCTTCGGCGACGTGTTCAAGATGGACGTCCGCATCGCTGCCGCTGAGCTGACGCTCGCCCCGGTTACGCCGGCCATGTCGGAACTGATCGACCTCTCCAAGGAGTCCGAGGCCGCCGCCCACGTACGCGCCAACGAGCACGCCCTCGAACTAGCCCGTCGGCTGGTCCGTCCCGCCGCCTGA
- the bluB gene encoding 5,6-dimethylbenzimidazole synthase produces the protein MTVVLGVGLRSGTPYDELRALVDSALASLEVATVGQIVTVDTKVDEPALLLLAAELGVPVTSSPASVLAVQDVPTPSASVERLAGSPSVAEAAVVLAGAVLVVPKRRSANATVAVGRLVASPYPPGERDVVHRVLAERRDIRRGFVDTPIADDVLTRVLASAHRAPSVGLSQPWDFLLIKDVSTRRKIYDLAMAQRDAFAASLPEDRRNAFDGLKIEAILDTPLNIAVTCDPGRGGRHVLGRHADPRTTWFSAAIAVQNLWLAARAEGLGVGWVSFFEPGEVSAVLDLPGHVELVGYLCVGHVTSFPETPELVQSGWASRRPLSWSVHHDTWGQRGLPGAAASSITEDARMAPEVIPGGVQLVEIVVTGNPDTAALRRPEALVVSVDTVTPVEHFGIAWRPARSVDEAVEHGVELVRDLGLQGVGRIDVSFVDESAVAAGLVRGLELGGRACGVAVVKGEPGL, from the coding sequence ATGACGGTCGTACTGGGCGTTGGTCTGCGCAGTGGCACGCCGTACGACGAATTGCGTGCTCTGGTTGACTCCGCGTTGGCTTCCCTGGAGGTGGCCACGGTCGGCCAGATCGTGACGGTCGATACGAAGGTCGACGAGCCGGCATTGTTGCTTTTGGCGGCTGAGCTGGGTGTGCCGGTCACTAGCTCGCCTGCTTCCGTGTTGGCTGTGCAAGATGTCCCCACGCCTAGTGCGTCGGTAGAGCGGCTTGCGGGATCACCGAGTGTTGCCGAGGCTGCAGTGGTGTTGGCAGGCGCCGTGTTGGTAGTGCCGAAGCGTCGGTCGGCAAACGCGACCGTTGCGGTTGGACGTCTGGTGGCATCGCCTTATCCGCCGGGGGAGCGGGACGTGGTGCACCGCGTACTGGCCGAGCGGCGGGACATCCGGCGTGGTTTCGTCGATACGCCCATCGCGGACGACGTACTGACTCGTGTGCTGGCCTCGGCCCACCGAGCGCCCAGTGTCGGGTTGAGCCAGCCGTGGGACTTCCTGCTGATCAAGGACGTTTCAACCCGGCGGAAGATCTACGACCTGGCGATGGCTCAGCGGGACGCCTTTGCGGCCTCACTGCCCGAGGACCGCCGGAACGCGTTTGACGGGCTCAAGATCGAGGCGATTCTTGATACCCCGTTGAACATCGCAGTGACGTGTGACCCCGGCCGTGGCGGGCGGCACGTGCTCGGACGGCATGCTGATCCTCGAACGACCTGGTTCTCCGCCGCGATCGCCGTACAGAACCTCTGGCTCGCAGCACGGGCTGAAGGCCTAGGCGTCGGCTGGGTCTCGTTCTTCGAACCAGGCGAGGTTTCGGCCGTGCTGGATCTTCCCGGGCATGTGGAGCTCGTCGGGTATCTCTGTGTGGGACACGTGACGTCATTCCCGGAGACGCCCGAGCTGGTGCAGTCCGGCTGGGCCTCCCGGCGGCCGTTGTCCTGGTCGGTCCACCACGACACGTGGGGCCAGCGAGGTCTACCGGGCGCTGCGGCATCCTCCATCACCGAGGACGCCCGCATGGCGCCTGAGGTGATTCCGGGCGGCGTACAGCTTGTGGAGATCGTAGTGACTGGTAATCCCGACACTGCGGCGTTGCGGAGGCCAGAGGCTCTAGTGGTTTCCGTGGACACGGTGACGCCTGTCGAGCACTTCGGGATCGCGTGGCGGCCCGCGCGTTCGGTGGACGAAGCCGTCGAGCACGGGGTCGAGCTGGTACGGGATCTCGGTCTGCAAGGCGTGGGACGGATTGACGTGTCGTTCGTCGACGAGTCGGCCGTGGCGGCGGGGTTGGTGCGCGGTTTGGAGCTGGGCGGACGTGCTTGCGGGGTGGCAGTGGTCAAGGGTGAGCCAGGACTCTGA
- a CDS encoding putative RNA methyltransferase produces the protein MLTEVAAALRCPHCREGLRLEGRMATCASGHAFDLAKQGYLNLLPSTSTGIDGDTADMVAARTAFLGEGHYRPIRDALAGLVSPAVAGVVVEVGAGTAYYLAGVVGAAPARTGIALDVSRYAARRAAKAHERIGAVVADAWRELPLLDDSAQILLNVFAPRNAAEMARVLTADGTLLVVTPNAAHLAELVDVLGLVKVDESKDARLMSSLGGHFTRADDVQVEQVMKLDHTSIRNLVAMGPSAFHTEADSLTERLATLPDPADVTLSVTISTWHPTSGGGTDQPTG, from the coding sequence GTGTTGACCGAGGTGGCCGCTGCGCTGCGATGCCCGCATTGCCGGGAGGGCCTGCGGCTCGAGGGCCGTATGGCGACCTGCGCCTCGGGGCATGCCTTTGACCTGGCCAAACAGGGTTACCTCAACCTGTTGCCGTCGACGTCGACCGGTATCGACGGCGACACGGCAGACATGGTCGCGGCGCGGACGGCGTTCCTCGGCGAAGGCCACTACCGGCCGATCCGCGACGCCTTGGCCGGACTCGTCAGCCCGGCCGTGGCTGGTGTCGTGGTTGAGGTTGGAGCGGGTACGGCGTACTACCTGGCCGGCGTAGTCGGTGCCGCCCCGGCCAGGACCGGGATCGCGCTGGACGTGTCGCGGTATGCGGCGCGCCGGGCAGCGAAGGCCCACGAGCGAATCGGCGCGGTCGTGGCTGACGCCTGGCGCGAACTGCCGCTACTGGACGACTCCGCGCAGATCCTGCTGAACGTATTCGCCCCGCGGAACGCCGCCGAGATGGCCCGCGTGCTCACCGCCGACGGCACCCTACTGGTGGTGACGCCGAACGCGGCCCACCTCGCCGAACTCGTCGACGTACTCGGCCTGGTCAAGGTGGACGAATCGAAGGACGCCCGCCTCATGTCATCGCTCGGCGGGCACTTCACCCGCGCGGACGACGTACAGGTCGAACAGGTGATGAAGCTCGACCACACGTCCATCCGCAATCTGGTCGCGATGGGTCCGAGCGCCTTTCACACCGAGGCTGACTCCCTGACCGAGCGGCTCGCGACGCTGCCCGATCCGGCCGACGTGACGCTCTCCGTCACCATCTCGACCTGGCACCCGACGTCAGGCGGCGGGACGGACCAGCCGACGGGCTAG
- a CDS encoding cobyrinate a,c-diamide synthase — protein sequence MIPRLVVAAPSSGAGKTTVAVGLMAALRQAGHTVAGFKVGPDYIDPGFHAVATGRPGRNLDPMLSGEERVAPLFAHGCAGADIAVVEGVMGLYDGALGTEGYSSTAHVSKLLQAPIVLVVDASAAGRSVGAVVAGFVAFDTGVRIVGVILNKVGSDRHEAEVRAGVAPTGIPVLGVLRRDTRVTVPSRHLGLVPADEQRGQALAAVEAAAALVRDGVDLEAFVAAARAAMPLETTVWDAASEVSCDPEAVRPVIAMAGGPVFSFRYTETAELLTAAGASVVSFDPLVDSLPEGTAGLYLGGGFPEMHAEALSANVPLRQEVAVLVGRGLPVVAECAGLLYLCKSLDGHEMTGVLPAVAEMTGRLTLGYRTAVAATTSAWYDEGRRVRGHEFHRTTVTASAGSSAWYLPDGPEGFATTNLHASYLHVHWTATPDVPARFVAAAAAFA from the coding sequence GTGATTCCACGCCTGGTCGTGGCCGCGCCTTCGTCCGGCGCGGGCAAGACCACGGTCGCGGTCGGGCTGATGGCGGCGCTGCGTCAGGCCGGGCACACCGTTGCCGGGTTCAAGGTCGGACCGGACTACATCGACCCGGGCTTCCACGCTGTGGCAACGGGTCGGCCCGGGCGGAACCTGGACCCGATGCTGTCGGGTGAGGAGCGCGTGGCGCCGCTCTTCGCGCACGGGTGCGCGGGGGCGGATATCGCTGTGGTGGAAGGCGTGATGGGCCTGTACGACGGTGCTCTTGGTACTGAGGGCTATTCGTCTACTGCGCACGTCTCGAAGTTGCTGCAGGCGCCGATCGTATTGGTCGTTGACGCCTCTGCGGCGGGCCGAAGCGTTGGTGCGGTCGTGGCGGGGTTTGTCGCCTTCGACACCGGTGTACGGATCGTCGGGGTGATTCTGAACAAGGTCGGGTCTGACCGACATGAGGCCGAGGTGCGAGCTGGCGTGGCTCCTACGGGTATTCCCGTGCTCGGGGTACTTCGGCGCGACACGAGGGTCACTGTGCCTTCCCGGCATCTCGGGTTGGTTCCGGCGGACGAGCAGCGCGGTCAGGCATTAGCGGCCGTTGAGGCGGCTGCGGCCTTGGTACGGGACGGGGTCGATCTAGAGGCTTTTGTCGCGGCTGCCCGGGCTGCGATGCCACTGGAGACCACTGTCTGGGATGCGGCGTCTGAGGTCTCTTGCGACCCAGAAGCTGTCCGGCCGGTTATCGCGATGGCGGGCGGCCCTGTCTTTTCGTTCCGCTATACCGAGACTGCGGAGTTGCTGACGGCTGCAGGTGCCTCCGTTGTCTCGTTCGACCCGCTGGTCGACTCGTTGCCTGAGGGAACTGCGGGCCTCTATCTCGGTGGTGGTTTTCCTGAGATGCATGCGGAGGCCCTCTCGGCCAATGTCCCTCTACGCCAGGAGGTGGCGGTACTAGTCGGCCGCGGCCTGCCAGTCGTCGCAGAATGTGCTGGCCTCTTGTACCTCTGCAAGTCTTTGGACGGACACGAGATGACTGGGGTTCTACCAGCCGTTGCTGAGATGACGGGCCGCCTGACCCTCGGGTACCGAACTGCCGTGGCTGCGACGACCAGTGCTTGGTACGACGAGGGGCGACGCGTCCGCGGGCATGAGTTCCACCGGACGACTGTGACGGCCTCGGCGGGTTCGTCCGCGTGGTACCTGCCGGACGGGCCTGAGGGCTTTGCGACCACCAACCTGCACGCGTCGTACTTGCACGTGCACTGGACTGCCACCCCCGACGTACCGGCTCGCTTCGTCGCAGCAGCGGCAGCGTTCGCATGA
- the cobO gene encoding cob(I)yrinic acid a,c-diamide adenosyltransferase: MPKGQPSVVPQDGLTTRQRRNRPLLMVHTGEMKGKSTAAFGMALRGWNQGWNIGVFQFVKSAKWKVGEEEAFKALGSLHEATGQGGPVEWHKMGEGWSWSRKAGSEEDHAADALEGWREIQRRMAAETHDLYVLDEFTYPMKWGWVDVDEVVATLADRPGHQYVVITGRNADQRLLDAADLVTEMTKVKHPMDAGQKGQRGIEW, from the coding sequence ATGCCGAAGGGACAGCCCAGCGTCGTACCGCAGGACGGTCTGACCACCCGGCAGCGCCGCAATCGGCCGTTGCTGATGGTGCACACCGGTGAGATGAAGGGCAAATCCACCGCCGCCTTCGGGATGGCGCTGCGCGGCTGGAACCAGGGCTGGAACATCGGCGTCTTCCAGTTCGTCAAGAGCGCGAAGTGGAAGGTCGGCGAGGAAGAGGCCTTCAAGGCGCTCGGGTCGTTGCATGAGGCAACAGGTCAGGGCGGTCCGGTCGAGTGGCACAAGATGGGCGAGGGCTGGAGCTGGTCGCGCAAGGCCGGTTCCGAGGAGGACCACGCCGCCGACGCGCTCGAGGGCTGGCGCGAGATCCAGCGCCGGATGGCGGCGGAGACGCATGACCTCTACGTGCTGGACGAGTTCACCTACCCGATGAAGTGGGGCTGGGTGGACGTCGACGAGGTGGTCGCCACGCTCGCCGATCGGCCCGGACATCAATACGTCGTGATCACCGGGCGCAATGCCGATCAGCGCTTGCTCGACGCAGCCGACCTGGTCACCGAGATGACGAAGGTCAAACACCCGATGGACGCGGGCCAGAAGGGTCAGCGGGGGATCGAGTGGTGA
- a CDS encoding LolA family protein, with protein sequence MGGTRSNRRWLAPVTAIAVVAGGAVLVPVVADASPDLPDITAQQLLTNVQGAKVDGLSGVVRSSTDLGLPAIPGLVGSQALDLITGDHTARIALAAPDKARAAVLDNMAERVFTTDGKTAWAYDSRSREATKLTLPAGRAHDKDPGKELGKAYDPTAVAKQFLDAVDPSTEVTVTGTESVAGRDAYVLRLTPRTDQTTVGSVTLAVDAKEWVPLQVKVLPRAGGDPAVELGFTEVSFEVPPASTFTFTPPKGTKVNEEKLPALTDKPGRGEKPHKSEKPVKPGVPDKLGKAGDRPTVVGEGWSSVVVLKGASADTASLQPLLANARTLQGSWGSGKVLTTRMVSALFTDDGRIIVGLVPPEVLESAAAKAPR encoded by the coding sequence ATGGGTGGAACGCGGAGTAATCGACGTTGGTTGGCGCCGGTCACGGCGATCGCGGTCGTGGCCGGTGGTGCCGTGCTGGTGCCGGTTGTCGCGGATGCGTCACCGGACCTGCCGGATATCACCGCACAACAGCTCCTGACGAACGTCCAGGGCGCGAAGGTCGACGGCCTGTCCGGGGTGGTGCGTTCGAGCACCGACCTCGGTCTGCCCGCGATTCCCGGTCTGGTCGGCAGCCAGGCGCTGGACCTCATCACCGGGGACCACACCGCCCGGATCGCGCTGGCCGCGCCGGACAAGGCCCGTGCCGCGGTGCTCGACAACATGGCCGAGCGCGTCTTCACGACCGACGGCAAGACCGCCTGGGCGTATGACTCGCGCAGTCGCGAGGCCACCAAGCTGACGCTGCCCGCCGGCCGTGCCCATGACAAGGACCCGGGTAAGGAACTGGGCAAGGCCTACGACCCGACCGCGGTGGCGAAGCAGTTCCTGGACGCCGTCGACCCGTCGACCGAGGTCACGGTGACGGGGACGGAGTCGGTCGCCGGCCGCGACGCGTATGTGCTGCGTCTGACGCCGCGTACGGATCAGACCACGGTCGGTTCGGTGACGCTCGCGGTGGATGCCAAGGAGTGGGTGCCGCTGCAGGTGAAGGTATTGCCGCGGGCCGGGGGAGACCCGGCAGTCGAACTGGGCTTCACCGAGGTGTCGTTCGAGGTGCCGCCGGCGAGCACGTTCACCTTCACGCCGCCGAAGGGCACGAAGGTCAACGAGGAGAAGCTGCCCGCGCTGACTGACAAACCTGGCCGTGGCGAGAAGCCTCACAAGTCTGAGAAGCCCGTGAAGCCGGGTGTGCCGGACAAGCTGGGCAAGGCTGGGGATCGGCCGACGGTGGTTGGCGAGGGCTGGAGTTCGGTGGTCGTGCTCAAGGGCGCATCCGCTGACACGGCGTCACTGCAACCGCTGCTGGCGAACGCCCGGACGCTGCAGGGCAGCTGGGGTAGTGGCAAGGTTCTGACCACCCGGATGGTGAGCGCACTGTTCACCGACGACGGCCGGATCATCGTCGGGCTGGTGCCGCCGGAGGTCCTCGAGTCGGCCGCCGCCAAAGCGCCGCGCTGA